One stretch of Nitratiruptor tergarcus DSM 16512 DNA includes these proteins:
- the mltG gene encoding endolytic transglycosylase MltG, translated as MVRKIVKAIFFIVETVLIIIVSLLFYFAEPIHLQSSQIYIPRGTISKIISYLDKRGIDSFFIDRFTLRFIGYPQSGWIDLHHRKLRRLDFLYLLTKSKAALIKITLIPGETTYTIIDELAKRYHVSQKVLQNEYNSVAPYPEGVLFPETYAIPKNMEPKRVIQLLVHLSLARHKKLSSKFYGTYNQKLWFEKIVTIASIIQKEAANREEMPLIASVIYNRLKKGMPLQMDGTLNYGQYSHIKVSPKRIQEDSSRFNTYKFFGLPPYPVCIVSKEAIAAAVFPAKTSYLYFVRISKGRHKFSKTYKNHLQNIKRVQK; from the coding sequence GTGGTCAGAAAAATAGTTAAAGCGATTTTTTTTATTGTAGAAACTGTTTTAATTATCATCGTTTCACTACTCTTTTACTTTGCAGAACCAATTCATTTACAAAGCTCTCAAATCTATATACCTCGAGGGACAATAAGCAAGATTATATCATACCTAGATAAAAGAGGGATAGATAGTTTTTTTATAGATAGATTTACACTTCGCTTCATTGGCTATCCGCAAAGTGGATGGATAGATTTGCATCACAGAAAACTAAGAAGGCTAGATTTTCTCTACTTATTAACAAAATCGAAAGCTGCTCTTATAAAAATTACACTGATACCAGGTGAAACAACTTATACTATCATTGATGAACTAGCAAAGAGATATCATGTGTCACAAAAAGTGTTACAAAATGAGTATAATAGTGTGGCGCCATACCCTGAAGGTGTACTTTTTCCAGAAACCTATGCGATCCCAAAAAATATGGAACCCAAAAGAGTTATACAGCTTTTGGTTCATCTTTCACTGGCACGACATAAAAAGCTCTCGTCCAAATTTTATGGCACATATAATCAAAAACTTTGGTTTGAAAAAATTGTAACTATTGCTTCCATCATCCAAAAAGAGGCTGCAAATAGAGAAGAGATGCCACTTATCGCCTCTGTTATCTATAACCGACTCAAAAAAGGTATGCCTCTACAAATGGATGGTACACTCAACTATGGACAATATTCTCATATTAAAGTATCTCCAAAACGTATTCAAGAAGATAGTAGCAGATTTAATACATATAAATTCTTCGGACTTCCACCCTATCCAGTATGTATAGTCAGCAAAGAAGCAATCGCAGCTGCCGTATTTCCTGCAAAAACCTCCTATCTCTACTTTGTCCGTATCTCAAAAGGACGACATAAATTTAGCAAAACTTATAAAAATCATTTGCAAAATATCAAACGTGTGCAAAAATGA
- a CDS encoding NADP-dependent isocitrate dehydrogenase has protein sequence MAKAKVVWTKIDEAPALATYSLLPIVESFTKDSGVDIELRDISLAGRVIAEFSDRLPEDKKQADELAYLGELVLKPEANIIKLPNISASIPQLVATIKELQSQGYDIPDFPEEPKTAEEVELRNRFAKLLGSAVNPVLRQGNSDRRLSKAVKEYAKKFPHKMRPVSPDSKSYVAHMDKNDFYQNEQSFISDKDQTVKLVFEGKDGKTEVLKEVEVKKGEVFSAASLNRKTLREFYECVINDAKEKDILFSLHVKATMMKISDPVLFGDAIRVYFKELFDEYGKELEEIGFDPNNGLVDLENKLSKLPDGVQQDIKNKIQEILQKNARMYMVDSDAGITNLHAPNDVIIDASIPAVIKNGLQGWGPDGNTADTVITVPDRTYARMYKEIVSDIVKNGQYDPAKVGTVQNVGLMAKKAEEYGSHDKTFFPPEDGYIKTIDEDGNTLMCHEVEEGDIWRAYSAKDEAVVDWAKLAVRRAKESGYPIVFWLDSNRAHDANLIKKVVDVLRNEDLNGVEYHIMAPEKAMRYTLRRFRAGEGTISVTGNVLRDYLTDLFPIIEVGTSARTLSIVPLLAGGGVFETGAGGSAPKHVEQFLKEGHLRWDSLGEFMALVESLKLAVKQGASEKTTIIADALDRAVGKYLNNDKTPKRKVGELDNRGSHYYLATYWAEELASCGDSELEAKFAPVAQKLKENEEKILEEIRAAEGKPTDIGGYYHPDDEKASAAMRPSKTFNEIIDNI, from the coding sequence ATGGCAAAAGCGAAAGTGGTTTGGACAAAGATAGATGAAGCACCAGCTTTAGCAACATATTCGTTGCTTCCAATTGTAGAATCTTTTACAAAAGATAGCGGCGTAGATATTGAGCTAAGAGATATCTCACTTGCAGGAAGGGTGATTGCTGAATTTAGCGATAGACTCCCTGAAGATAAAAAACAGGCTGATGAGCTTGCATATCTTGGCGAACTAGTACTTAAGCCAGAAGCAAATATTATTAAACTTCCTAATATTTCTGCTTCTATTCCACAGCTTGTAGCAACTATCAAAGAGTTACAATCTCAAGGATATGACATTCCGGATTTCCCAGAAGAGCCAAAAACTGCTGAAGAGGTAGAGCTGAGAAACAGATTTGCAAAACTTCTTGGATCTGCAGTAAACCCTGTGCTTCGACAAGGAAACTCTGATAGACGCCTTAGTAAAGCAGTAAAAGAGTATGCAAAAAAATTCCCACATAAAATGAGACCAGTTAGTCCAGATAGTAAAAGCTATGTTGCACATATGGATAAAAATGACTTTTATCAAAATGAGCAATCTTTCATTAGCGATAAAGATCAAACTGTAAAACTTGTATTTGAAGGAAAAGATGGAAAAACAGAAGTTTTGAAAGAGGTTGAAGTAAAAAAAGGTGAGGTTTTCAGTGCAGCTTCACTTAATAGAAAAACACTTCGAGAATTTTATGAGTGTGTTATTAATGATGCAAAAGAGAAAGATATTCTTTTCTCTCTCCATGTAAAAGCAACAATGATGAAAATTTCTGATCCTGTGCTCTTTGGAGATGCGATCAGAGTATATTTTAAAGAGCTATTTGATGAGTATGGCAAAGAGCTTGAAGAGATTGGATTTGATCCAAATAACGGTTTAGTAGATTTGGAAAATAAACTCTCTAAACTTCCTGATGGCGTGCAACAAGATATTAAAAATAAAATTCAAGAGATTTTACAAAAAAATGCTCGCATGTATATGGTTGATAGTGATGCAGGTATCACAAATCTCCATGCACCAAATGATGTAATTATCGATGCTTCTATTCCAGCTGTTATCAAAAATGGTTTGCAAGGATGGGGACCAGATGGAAATACAGCTGATACAGTAATTACTGTTCCAGATAGAACTTATGCAAGAATGTATAAAGAAATTGTGTCTGACATTGTTAAAAATGGACAATATGATCCTGCAAAAGTTGGAACTGTACAAAATGTTGGTTTGATGGCAAAAAAAGCGGAAGAGTATGGAAGTCATGACAAAACTTTCTTCCCACCAGAAGATGGATATATTAAAACAATCGATGAAGATGGCAATACATTGATGTGTCATGAGGTAGAAGAAGGAGATATTTGGAGAGCATACAGTGCAAAAGATGAAGCAGTAGTAGACTGGGCAAAGTTGGCCGTCAGAAGAGCAAAAGAGAGCGGATATCCAATCGTTTTCTGGCTTGATAGCAACAGAGCACACGATGCAAACTTAATTAAAAAAGTAGTTGATGTTCTTAGAAATGAAGATCTTAACGGTGTTGAGTATCACATTATGGCTCCAGAAAAAGCTATGCGCTATACGCTTAGAAGATTTAGAGCAGGTGAGGGAACTATCAGTGTAACTGGAAACGTATTAAGAGACTACCTCACAGACCTATTCCCAATCATAGAAGTTGGTACAAGTGCGAGAACACTTTCAATCGTTCCACTTTTAGCAGGTGGTGGTGTATTTGAAACAGGTGCAGGTGGTAGTGCACCAAAACACGTAGAGCAGTTTTTAAAAGAAGGGCACCTACGATGGGACAGTCTTGGTGAATTTATGGCGCTTGTTGAATCACTCAAACTTGCAGTAAAACAAGGCGCAAGTGAAAAAACAACTATCATTGCAGATGCTCTTGATAGAGCTGTTGGTAAATATCTTAACAATGATAAAACTCCAAAAAGAAAAGTAGGTGAGCTTGATAACAGAGGAAGTCACTACTATCTTGCTACATACTGGGCTGAAGAGCTTGCAAGCTGTGGAGATAGCGAACTTGAAGCCAAATTTGCTCCGGTTGCACAAAAACTCAAAGAGAATGAGGAAAAAATCTTAGAAGAGATAAGAGCTGCTGAAGGCAAACCTACCGATATTGGCGGGTATTATCATCCAGATGATGAAAAAGCATCTGCAGCAATGAGACCAAGCAAAACATTTAACGAAATTATTGATAATATTTAA
- a CDS encoding ABC transporter permease, with protein sequence MDKKLVNYIVRRYLRFDKEQPFIFLSALLAFLGIMVGVMVLIIAMAIMNGFDKEFEKKLFTMNYPLTVFPKYSSYLYEDILKTLQKEFPSLRYSPYISSQVIYKKGDKLEGGIVFGVDFAKERQINDVLVSSLKKVPQKFEIVVGKQLFDELYLVLGEKIFLLFTKSEPSGFSITPIFKRFKVVGTFSSGLIAYDKAYSYTTLESLRKVLRFPPHTFSGIHIYSPNPQKDLQKIKEVLPNSIGIVGWWQQNGNFFAALAMEKRALFIVLMLIILIASLNIVSSLLMTVMNRRKEIALLLSLGATPKEIRSIFFKLGSIIGGVGILFGVAFGFIGLFILQNFDIIQLPADVYGTAKLPVDLSLQDLTLIIFGAIAIILLSATYPARKATKINVIEVLRNE encoded by the coding sequence ATGGATAAAAAACTTGTCAATTATATAGTTCGAAGATATCTTCGTTTTGATAAAGAGCAGCCATTTATTTTCTTATCTGCTCTCCTTGCCTTTTTAGGCATTATGGTTGGTGTGATGGTACTCATTATCGCAATGGCGATAATGAATGGTTTTGATAAAGAGTTTGAAAAAAAACTCTTTACTATGAATTATCCTCTTACAGTGTTTCCAAAATACTCTTCTTATCTTTATGAAGATATTTTAAAGACTTTGCAAAAAGAGTTTCCCTCTTTGCGCTATAGTCCCTATATCTCATCACAAGTTATTTATAAAAAAGGTGATAAACTCGAAGGGGGGATTGTTTTTGGTGTAGATTTTGCAAAAGAGCGACAAATCAACGACGTATTGGTATCCTCTTTAAAAAAAGTGCCGCAAAAATTTGAGATTGTCGTAGGAAAGCAGCTCTTTGATGAACTCTATCTTGTTCTTGGAGAAAAGATCTTCTTACTATTTACCAAAAGTGAGCCCAGTGGATTTTCTATTACACCGATTTTTAAAAGATTTAAAGTAGTAGGGACATTCTCTTCTGGTCTCATTGCATATGACAAAGCTTACTCTTATACCACATTGGAGAGTCTGCGCAAAGTACTCCGTTTTCCTCCCCACACTTTTTCTGGCATTCATATCTATTCACCGAATCCTCAAAAAGATTTGCAAAAGATAAAAGAGGTATTACCAAATAGTATAGGAATAGTTGGTTGGTGGCAGCAAAATGGCAATTTTTTTGCAGCACTTGCAATGGAAAAACGGGCTCTGTTTATAGTTTTGATGCTTATAATTCTCATAGCTTCGCTCAATATCGTTAGCTCTTTGTTGATGACTGTAATGAATAGACGCAAAGAGATAGCGCTGTTGCTCAGTTTGGGTGCCACTCCAAAAGAGATCCGATCAATTTTTTTCAAACTCGGCTCAATTATAGGTGGAGTAGGAATTCTTTTTGGCGTAGCATTTGGATTTATAGGACTCTTTATATTGCAAAACTTCGATATTATTCAACTCCCAGCAGATGTTTATGGTACAGCCAAGCTTCCTGTGGATTTGAGCTTACAAGATCTTACTCTTATTATTTTTGGTGCAATTGCAATCATTCTTCTTTCTGCTACTTATCCTGCAAGAAAAGCTACAAAGATCAATGTTATTGAAGTGTTACGTAACGAATAA
- a CDS encoding Fe-S-containing hydro-lyase yields MAEYKLQTPLSDADVEKLKAGDIVYLTGTIYTARDAAHKRLVDLIFEGKELPFDLHGAVIYYVGPTPPKPGEVIGSAGPTTSYRMDSYAPILIEHGLKGMIGKGKRNDAVKEACKKYKAVYFGAVGGAGALLAKRIKDAEVIAYPELGPEAVRRIVVEDFPVVVVNDTYGNDLYEEGRKQWAKV; encoded by the coding sequence ATGGCTGAATACAAATTACAAACACCATTGAGTGATGCAGATGTCGAAAAACTCAAAGCCGGAGATATTGTCTATCTTACTGGAACAATATATACTGCACGAGATGCTGCGCACAAAAGGCTTGTAGACCTCATTTTTGAAGGTAAAGAGCTTCCTTTTGATTTGCATGGAGCAGTTATCTACTATGTGGGACCAACTCCCCCAAAGCCAGGAGAAGTAATTGGAAGTGCTGGACCTACAACAAGTTATAGAATGGATAGCTACGCTCCAATTTTAATTGAGCATGGCCTCAAAGGTATGATAGGCAAAGGAAAAAGAAACGATGCAGTTAAAGAGGCATGTAAAAAATATAAAGCTGTCTACTTTGGTGCAGTAGGGGGCGCAGGTGCACTTTTAGCAAAACGCATAAAAGATGCTGAAGTAATAGCATATCCAGAGCTTGGCCCTGAAGCGGTTCGCAGAATTGTAGTAGAAGATTTTCCGGTCGTTGTGGTCAATGATACCTATGGTAACGATCTCTATGAAGAGGGTCGAAAACAGTGGGCAAAAGTATAA
- the mdh gene encoding malate dehydrogenase, whose translation MPKGSKVSIVGAGGNVGSIVAYSIAMQGLAHEVILVDRDKDRARGKALDMNQAAAALRTHSVVKAAESYEDIADSKVVVITAGFPRKPGMSRDDLLFANADIVSEVTENVVKHAPDSIIIVVTNPLDTMTYVALKKSGFPKNRVIGMAGILDGARMTHFIYEKLGFGAGQIRATVIGGHGDYMVPLPRYSTVAGIPITDLLTPGELAEVVEATKKGGAQIVKLMGTSAYFAPGKATAIMVEAILKDSKKIYPCSTLLEGEYGVHGIPNGVPVTLGADGVEEIIELQLTPKEREEFDRSVASVKELIDILESQDYFGEKK comes from the coding sequence ATGCCAAAAGGTTCAAAAGTATCAATTGTAGGTGCAGGTGGTAATGTTGGAAGTATCGTTGCATACTCTATTGCAATGCAAGGACTTGCACATGAAGTTATTTTAGTAGATCGTGATAAGGATAGAGCAAGAGGGAAAGCACTTGATATGAACCAAGCTGCAGCAGCTCTTAGAACACACTCAGTTGTGAAAGCAGCAGAGAGTTATGAAGATATAGCTGATTCAAAAGTTGTTGTTATAACTGCTGGCTTTCCTAGAAAACCTGGGATGAGCAGAGATGATCTCTTGTTTGCAAATGCTGATATTGTGAGTGAGGTAACAGAGAATGTTGTCAAGCATGCTCCAGACTCCATTATCATTGTTGTAACAAATCCCCTTGACACAATGACGTATGTTGCTTTGAAAAAGAGTGGATTTCCAAAAAATAGAGTTATTGGAATGGCTGGGATACTTGATGGTGCAAGAATGACCCACTTTATTTATGAAAAACTTGGATTTGGTGCTGGTCAAATACGTGCTACTGTTATAGGTGGCCATGGAGATTATATGGTACCACTTCCGCGCTACTCTACAGTCGCAGGCATTCCAATAACTGACCTGTTAACTCCTGGAGAACTTGCAGAAGTAGTTGAAGCAACAAAAAAAGGTGGTGCGCAAATTGTCAAGCTTATGGGAACAAGCGCATATTTCGCTCCTGGTAAAGCTACAGCAATTATGGTAGAAGCAATTTTGAAAGACTCTAAAAAGATCTATCCATGTTCAACACTTTTAGAGGGAGAATATGGCGTACATGGTATTCCAAATGGTGTACCTGTAACTCTTGGGGCTGATGGAGTTGAAGAGATAATTGAGTTGCAACTTACACCTAAAGAGCGTGAGGAGTTTGATAGGAGTGTGGCATCGGTTAAAGAACTCATTGATATCTTAGAGAGCCAAGACTACTTTGGAGAAAAAAAATGA
- a CDS encoding fumarate hydratase: protein MRTVQYGDIVKAIRDTIIYSTTHLSEDMHKALQEALEKEESLVSKAVLEQLLENAEIAANENKPLCQDTGLAIFFVKMGEDVKVEGGSLKEAIFEGTKKGYEEGYLRASTCDCFTRANLKDSVGYNLPPVIYFDIVPGDKIEIEFAAKGGGSENGSRARVLAPAQGKEGIKEFVKQVVSDAGPNVCPPIVVGVGIGGSFDYAAVMSKHALFRDIGTPNPDPELDAFEKEILEELNKLGIGAMGMGGTQTALAVHIETYKPGRMCHIASLPVAVNIQCHSSRHAHITI from the coding sequence ATGAGAACCGTGCAATATGGTGATATAGTTAAAGCAATTCGAGATACCATCATCTACTCTACCACACATTTAAGTGAAGATATGCATAAGGCTTTACAAGAGGCTCTAGAAAAAGAGGAGAGTTTAGTTAGTAAAGCAGTCTTAGAGCAACTGTTAGAAAATGCAGAAATTGCAGCAAACGAAAATAAGCCACTTTGTCAAGATACAGGACTTGCAATCTTTTTTGTCAAAATGGGAGAAGATGTAAAAGTAGAAGGCGGTAGTCTCAAAGAAGCAATTTTTGAAGGAACAAAAAAAGGATATGAAGAAGGATATCTAAGAGCTTCTACATGTGACTGTTTTACCAGAGCAAATCTTAAAGATAGTGTGGGTTACAACCTCCCTCCGGTTATCTATTTTGATATTGTTCCAGGCGATAAAATAGAGATAGAGTTTGCTGCCAAAGGTGGCGGAAGTGAAAATGGAAGCCGTGCAAGAGTCCTTGCTCCAGCGCAGGGAAAAGAGGGAATAAAAGAGTTTGTCAAGCAAGTTGTCAGTGATGCTGGGCCAAATGTCTGTCCTCCGATTGTTGTAGGTGTTGGAATAGGTGGTAGCTTTGATTATGCAGCCGTTATGAGTAAGCATGCTCTCTTTCGTGATATTGGTACTCCAAATCCTGATCCAGAACTTGATGCCTTTGAAAAAGAGATTTTAGAAGAACTCAATAAGCTCGGAATCGGTGCTATGGGTATGGGTGGCACACAGACTGCACTTGCTGTTCATATTGAAACATATAAACCAGGTAGAATGTGCCATATTGCTTCACTCCCAGTTGCAGTAAATATTCAGTGTCACAGCTCACGTCATGCACATATAACCATTTAA
- the sucC gene encoding ADP-forming succinate--CoA ligase subunit beta, whose product MNIHEYQAKEIFRAYGVPVPRGEVAFTGPEAREAAQKLGGDLWVVKAQIHAGGRGKAGGVKLARSLDEVEKIAEEMIGMTLVTHQTGPEGKKVEKVYIEEGADIQKEYYLGMVLDRSSEMPVMMASTEGGMEIEEVAAKTPEKIIKVAIDPTIGFQGFHGRKLAFGLGLAKEEIRPFIQFSEALYRVYMDKDANLIEINPLIKTGDGKFLALDAKMGFDDNALYKHPDIHEMRDLSEEDPVELEAAKYGLSYVNLDGNVGCMVNGAGLAMATMDIIKHEGGEPANFLDVGGGANPDTVAKGFELILSDENVKSIFVNIFGGIVRCDRIANGILQATQQVEVNVPVIVRLDGTNAQEAAEILKNANIKNIIPATDLADGARKAVAAAKGEL is encoded by the coding sequence ATGAATATACATGAATATCAAGCTAAAGAGATCTTTCGTGCGTATGGCGTACCTGTTCCAAGAGGAGAGGTAGCTTTTACTGGACCAGAAGCAAGAGAAGCAGCACAAAAACTAGGTGGTGACCTCTGGGTTGTAAAAGCACAAATTCATGCTGGTGGTCGTGGTAAAGCTGGCGGTGTAAAGCTAGCAAGAAGCCTTGATGAAGTAGAAAAAATTGCTGAAGAGATGATAGGCATGACCCTCGTGACTCACCAAACAGGTCCTGAAGGGAAAAAAGTAGAGAAAGTTTACATCGAAGAGGGCGCAGATATCCAAAAAGAGTACTATCTTGGAATGGTGCTTGATAGAAGCAGCGAAATGCCAGTAATGATGGCTTCAACTGAAGGTGGTATGGAGATAGAAGAGGTTGCTGCGAAGACTCCAGAAAAGATCATCAAAGTAGCAATCGATCCTACAATCGGTTTTCAAGGATTTCATGGAAGAAAACTAGCGTTTGGATTGGGATTAGCAAAAGAGGAGATTAGACCATTTATTCAGTTTTCTGAGGCTCTCTATAGAGTCTATATGGATAAAGATGCAAACCTCATAGAAATCAACCCGCTTATTAAAACAGGTGATGGCAAATTTTTGGCATTAGACGCAAAAATGGGCTTTGATGATAATGCTCTTTATAAACATCCTGATATTCATGAGATGAGAGATTTAAGTGAAGAAGATCCTGTTGAGCTTGAAGCTGCTAAATACGGATTAAGTTACGTTAATCTTGATGGAAACGTTGGATGCATGGTAAATGGTGCAGGGCTAGCTATGGCTACAATGGATATTATCAAACATGAAGGGGGTGAGCCTGCAAACTTCCTTGATGTTGGAGGTGGCGCAAATCCTGATACTGTTGCAAAAGGGTTTGAGCTTATTTTGAGTGATGAAAATGTTAAGAGCATTTTTGTCAACATCTTTGGTGGAATTGTTCGCTGTGACCGCATTGCAAATGGTATCTTACAAGCTACGCAGCAAGTAGAAGTCAATGTGCCAGTTATTGTCAGACTAGATGGAACCAATGCCCAGGAAGCGGCAGAAATATTGAAAAATGCAAATATCAAAAACATCATTCCTGCTACTGATTTGGCTGATGGTGCAAGAAAGGCTGTTGCAGCTGCGAAAGGAGAGCTATAA
- a CDS encoding AsmA-like C-terminal domain-containing protein, with protein sequence MYLKLDKKLIVEGNDIYLPASQSKKTDIGTISKLLEYLPKFFQQITLRDIHFDNKKATIIYKKDIFLAKSDNFQTLFRLYPTKNVIRAKVEKFYFTPYNLRLNGDLVIQNNHLEFNGFYNFEGVEGSLQVRKEGTQLFCLANSKPFTNKNLRLIFRHFSLHNDIKKWSYEYIKAKEYKLLSFRLHHNLKKPFTPNSFEALAEAKGVVVKFHPKLSPAFVKKVHLHYSKDTLDFKLFEPHYKNKDLQGSYVKISDLSHFAKSRILIHLQTKSRLDNTIKQVLHAYNIDIPIEHKKGSIDAKLSILLFFKGNKLDIVGDFFARNALIYLEGVKFHFIDTLFKLHNDTLYLKNGNVKIAEILDTDTKGFIDFAKDQCKFFLHIKQAFLQKGYSTIIDAKNVKDVMLCDLQKKWIHLKNVNIDIKFDKDKEIIIYDLPALKKYSPLLHQLSPKQGKANIFIKKDGIDFESFFLKPNRFFSENGKYIENFYVRGTIKKNVHISLNNFLDAVIDKEIAIAIKNVDINLTSGKKSDTLNKKIKLSLLHTTLYIKNRPLKIDSAQATIYNHNIIFNGKYKEGEISFKQKGNSFSLLATRLSDDFVNTFLQKQFFSGGTFSLIAHGDRDNFRGKVTLSQTHIKNLKALNNIFAFLNTVPALVTFNDPGFSTQGLFVKNGYIDFAYVNGKIFVKKLFLVSNSLTFDGYGIVDLPKDTITMQIKLITLKSVTNILNKIPVAGYLLFGKDGSIATTLSLSGSLKDPLVNTQLTKDTLQAPLNIIKRTLQMPFKIFQ encoded by the coding sequence TTGTATCTCAAGTTAGATAAAAAACTAATAGTTGAAGGAAATGATATATATCTTCCTGCTTCGCAATCAAAAAAAACTGATATTGGCACTATCAGCAAACTATTAGAGTATTTACCAAAATTTTTTCAACAAATAACATTACGCGATATCCATTTTGATAATAAAAAAGCAACTATCATATATAAAAAAGATATTTTTCTAGCAAAAAGCGACAATTTTCAGACACTTTTCCGTCTCTATCCAACTAAAAATGTGATAAGAGCAAAAGTAGAGAAATTTTATTTCACTCCTTACAATCTCCGTCTCAATGGTGATCTTGTAATACAAAATAATCATTTAGAATTTAATGGATTCTATAATTTTGAAGGAGTAGAAGGCTCATTACAAGTAAGAAAAGAGGGAACGCAACTCTTTTGTCTTGCCAACAGTAAACCTTTTACCAATAAAAATCTTCGTTTAATATTTCGTCATTTCTCATTACATAATGATATAAAAAAATGGAGTTATGAGTATATCAAAGCAAAAGAGTATAAACTTCTCTCTTTCAGACTACATCACAACCTCAAAAAACCTTTTACTCCAAATTCTTTTGAAGCTTTAGCGGAAGCGAAAGGTGTAGTAGTAAAATTTCATCCAAAACTCTCGCCAGCTTTTGTAAAAAAAGTTCATTTACATTATAGTAAAGATACTTTAGACTTTAAGCTTTTTGAACCTCATTATAAAAATAAAGATCTTCAAGGCTCATATGTAAAAATTTCAGATTTATCCCATTTTGCAAAATCTCGTATTTTGATACATTTGCAAACAAAAAGTAGACTTGATAATACAATTAAACAGGTACTTCATGCATATAATATAGATATTCCGATTGAACATAAGAAAGGATCTATAGATGCTAAGCTCTCCATTCTTCTCTTTTTTAAAGGTAATAAACTTGATATTGTGGGAGACTTTTTTGCTAGAAATGCATTAATATATTTAGAAGGAGTTAAATTTCATTTTATTGACACACTTTTCAAACTCCATAATGATACCCTCTATCTTAAAAATGGCAATGTAAAAATAGCTGAAATTTTAGATACAGATACAAAAGGCTTTATAGATTTTGCAAAAGATCAATGTAAATTTTTTCTTCATATCAAACAAGCTTTTCTCCAAAAAGGGTATAGCACTATTATTGATGCCAAAAATGTAAAAGATGTAATGCTATGCGATCTTCAAAAAAAGTGGATCCATTTGAAAAATGTTAATATTGATATAAAATTTGACAAAGATAAAGAGATTATCATTTATGATCTTCCTGCTTTAAAAAAATACTCTCCACTTTTGCATCAGCTTTCGCCAAAACAGGGAAAAGCAAACATTTTTATTAAAAAAGATGGAATTGATTTTGAAAGTTTTTTTCTCAAGCCAAATAGATTTTTTAGTGAAAATGGAAAATATATAGAAAATTTTTATGTGCGGGGAACTATCAAAAAAAATGTACATATTTCTCTTAATAATTTTTTAGATGCAGTTATTGATAAAGAGATCGCCATTGCTATAAAAAATGTAGACATAAATCTTACGTCAGGAAAAAAGAGTGATACTCTCAACAAAAAAATAAAACTATCACTTTTGCATACAACACTCTATATTAAAAATAGACCACTCAAAATTGATAGCGCCCAAGCTACTATATACAATCACAATATAATTTTTAATGGAAAATATAAAGAAGGAGAAATAAGTTTCAAACAAAAAGGCAATAGCTTTTCGCTTCTCGCTACTAGGCTTTCTGACGATTTTGTAAATACATTTTTACAAAAACAGTTTTTTAGTGGAGGAACATTTTCTCTTATAGCACATGGAGACAGAGACAATTTTCGTGGAAAAGTTACTCTTTCACAAACCCATATTAAAAATCTTAAAGCCCTTAATAACATATTTGCTTTTTTAAATACTGTCCCAGCACTCGTCACATTCAATGATCCTGGATTTAGTACACAAGGACTTTTTGTAAAAAATGGATATATAGATTTTGCATATGTAAATGGCAAAATATTTGTTAAAAAACTCTTTTTAGTTTCAAACTCCCTTACTTTTGATGGATATGGTATTGTCGATTTACCAAAAGATACTATTACTATGCAAATAAAACTCATCACTTTAAAATCTGTAACAAATATTCTCAATAAAATACCAGTGGCAGGCTATCTCTTATTTGGAAAAGATGGCTCAATTGCAACTACTCTCTCTTTAAGTGGCTCTCTTAAAGATCCCCTAGTAAATACGCAGCTCACAAAAGATACTCTGCAAGCGCCTTTGAATATTATTAAAAGAACTTTACAAATGCCATTCAAGATTTTTCAATAA